The Sediminispirochaeta smaragdinae DSM 11293 genome has a segment encoding these proteins:
- the ygfK gene encoding putative selenate reductase subunit YgfK produces MGDIMRPVPLRELVERVFGEYRKSQSIFGIPVSRFYRPSSGKRISVFHGSCSSPMGPAAGPHTQLAQNIIAAYLSGGRFMELKTVQIMDTLEIAKPCIDARDECYNTEWSTEYTLTKAYDEYVKAWLLLHVLEELFELGDGKGPSFIFNMSVGYDLAGIKTERMDQFIERMIDSSHDERFKEQLESLEAVLSDGALYAGTDLEARFPALQGISKRIGSKITPSVTLSTMHGCPPDEIEAICSYMLTEKKIPTYVKLNPTLLGYDRVREILDGMGYSYLHLSREAFGHDLQWEAARGMLLRLKGLAEKEGLTFGVKLSNTLGSVNDQGALPGDEMYMSGRALYPLTINLAALVSEEFDGKMPISYAGGASAFNVKAIFEAGIRPITLATDMLKPGGYFRMAELSALTDASSGWGKGTVDVGAVKKMAQQALSAQNAVKDFRGKSRIETHRPLPLFDCYVAPCTIGCPIGQDVPEYVRLTGEGRYSEALDLIYEKNALPNITGQICDHQCQYNCTRLDYEGAVKIREMKRIAADNGWDEYIRRHNTATRKNGRKVAVVGAGPAGLSAAYFLAREGFDVKVFEKHDSAGGVVRHVIPHFRLPLSAIEKDVEFIKSHGVEFEFNVDPRSVTIDGLIAKGFEFIFLGVGAEKGNVMALDGSDSRVLESLDFLWEFRNAPENVKLGRRVVVVGGGNTAMDSARAALQVPGVEKVSVLYRRTKEQMPADLEEYDMAVEDGVEFHFLRNPESFDADGSVTCRVMELGNMDASGRRRPVATAKTETIEADTIITAIGETVDAQALSDMGLPLGPDGWPEVDTSTLETKIPRVYLGGDAQSGPSTIVRCVAAGRKAADSICRSADSQWKHEIRLPESGDRAAVLLQRKGKILESEDVKAAGDAKFAEREAARCLECNYVCNKCVEVCPNRANIVIETPDLADFHDPAQILHIDAYCNECGNCATFCPHDGRPYRDKFTIYNRKDDFENSANPGFFIRDGRLFLRQNGQVSEYSIDKEGRISGGFVDRRVSAVIGKVASEYNYLLTAVGE; encoded by the coding sequence ATGGGAGATATCATGCGGCCTGTTCCCTTGCGGGAGCTGGTAGAGAGAGTTTTTGGAGAATATAGGAAGTCACAGTCGATATTCGGTATACCTGTTTCACGATTTTACCGACCGTCGTCGGGAAAACGGATTTCCGTTTTTCACGGAAGCTGTAGTTCTCCCATGGGACCTGCCGCCGGGCCTCACACTCAGCTCGCTCAGAATATTATTGCCGCATATCTTTCCGGTGGCCGTTTTATGGAGCTGAAGACTGTTCAGATCATGGATACCCTTGAGATTGCAAAACCATGTATCGATGCAAGAGATGAATGTTACAACACCGAGTGGTCCACCGAGTACACCCTCACCAAGGCATACGATGAATATGTAAAGGCGTGGTTGCTTCTTCACGTGCTTGAGGAGTTGTTTGAACTTGGCGACGGTAAGGGGCCCTCTTTTATCTTTAATATGAGTGTCGGCTATGATCTCGCCGGCATCAAAACGGAACGGATGGATCAATTTATCGAGAGGATGATTGATTCTTCACATGATGAGCGATTCAAGGAACAGCTTGAGAGCCTTGAGGCTGTCCTTAGCGACGGCGCTTTGTATGCAGGCACCGATCTGGAAGCTCGTTTTCCTGCTTTACAGGGGATATCGAAGAGAATCGGTTCGAAGATCACTCCTTCGGTGACCCTTTCGACCATGCACGGCTGCCCACCCGATGAAATCGAGGCGATCTGCAGCTACATGCTCACAGAAAAGAAGATCCCCACCTATGTAAAACTCAACCCGACCCTTCTGGGCTATGACAGGGTACGGGAAATCTTGGATGGTATGGGCTACTCTTATTTGCACCTAAGTCGCGAAGCCTTCGGCCATGATCTTCAGTGGGAGGCCGCCAGGGGGATGCTTCTGCGGCTTAAGGGACTGGCGGAAAAAGAGGGGCTGACCTTTGGGGTTAAGCTTTCCAATACCCTTGGGTCGGTCAACGACCAGGGGGCATTGCCCGGAGACGAAATGTATATGTCCGGCAGGGCCCTTTATCCCCTGACCATCAACCTTGCAGCCCTTGTTTCAGAGGAGTTTGACGGGAAGATGCCCATCAGCTACGCCGGTGGTGCCTCCGCCTTTAATGTGAAGGCGATTTTCGAGGCGGGAATCCGTCCCATCACCTTGGCAACGGATATGCTCAAACCCGGCGGTTATTTCAGAATGGCTGAGCTTTCGGCCCTCACCGACGCCTCTTCAGGGTGGGGAAAGGGTACGGTCGATGTCGGGGCGGTAAAGAAGATGGCACAGCAGGCCCTTTCGGCGCAGAATGCGGTGAAAGATTTCAGGGGAAAGAGCCGGATAGAAACCCACCGGCCGCTGCCGCTGTTCGACTGTTATGTGGCTCCCTGTACCATCGGCTGCCCCATCGGACAGGATGTTCCCGAGTATGTCAGGCTCACCGGCGAAGGTCGCTACAGCGAGGCCCTGGATCTTATCTATGAAAAAAACGCCCTTCCCAACATCACCGGCCAGATCTGCGACCACCAGTGTCAGTATAACTGTACACGGCTCGACTACGAAGGGGCGGTAAAGATTCGAGAAATGAAACGAATCGCAGCCGACAACGGCTGGGATGAGTATATTCGCCGCCACAACACGGCGACCAGGAAAAACGGCCGGAAGGTTGCGGTGGTTGGCGCAGGTCCTGCCGGATTATCCGCCGCCTACTTCCTTGCACGGGAAGGGTTTGATGTAAAGGTCTTTGAGAAACACGACTCTGCCGGCGGGGTGGTGCGTCATGTCATTCCCCACTTCCGTCTTCCCCTTTCCGCCATTGAAAAGGATGTGGAGTTCATCAAATCCCACGGCGTCGAGTTCGAGTTTAATGTCGATCCCAGGTCCGTCACCATCGACGGACTGATTGCGAAGGGGTTTGAGTTTATCTTTCTCGGGGTAGGAGCGGAGAAGGGTAACGTAATGGCCCTCGACGGCTCCGACAGCAGGGTCCTGGAATCCCTCGACTTCCTGTGGGAGTTCCGAAACGCCCCGGAGAATGTGAAACTGGGACGGCGTGTTGTTGTCGTGGGCGGGGGAAATACCGCCATGGACAGCGCCCGGGCGGCCCTGCAGGTCCCCGGTGTGGAGAAGGTTTCGGTCCTCTACCGCAGAACCAAGGAGCAGATGCCCGCCGACCTGGAAGAATATGATATGGCCGTTGAGGACGGCGTGGAGTTCCATTTTCTCCGTAACCCCGAGTCCTTCGATGCCGACGGCAGTGTCACCTGCCGGGTGATGGAGCTCGGCAACATGGATGCCTCGGGACGACGCAGACCGGTTGCCACTGCAAAGACCGAAACCATCGAGGCCGATACCATCATCACTGCCATTGGGGAAACCGTCGATGCACAGGCCCTCAGTGATATGGGCCTTCCCCTTGGCCCTGACGGATGGCCCGAGGTGGATACCTCCACCCTGGAAACGAAAATTCCGCGGGTCTACCTTGGCGGAGACGCTCAAAGCGGACCTTCCACCATTGTCCGCTGTGTCGCCGCAGGGCGAAAAGCGGCCGATTCGATCTGCCGTTCTGCCGACAGCCAGTGGAAGCACGAGATACGGCTTCCCGAATCCGGCGATCGTGCAGCTGTTTTGCTTCAGCGAAAGGGAAAGATTCTCGAATCCGAGGATGTGAAGGCTGCGGGCGATGCGAAATTTGCAGAGCGGGAGGCCGCCAGGTGTCTGGAGTGCAACTACGTCTGTAACAAGTGTGTGGAAGTATGCCCTAACCGGGCAAACATCGTCATAGAGACCCCTGATCTGGCCGATTTTCACGATCCTGCGCAGATCCTCCACATAGATGCCTACTGCAACGAGTGCGGAAACTGTGCGACCTTCTGCCCTCACGACGGCAGGCCCTATCGAGACAAGTTCACCATCTACAACAGAAAAGACGATTTCGAGAATTCGGCCAATCCCGGCTTTTTTATCCGGGACGGAAGGCTCTTCCTGCGCCAAAACGGACAGGTTTCCGAATACTCGATAGACAAAGAGGGTAGAATTTCCGGCGGCTTTGTGGACAGAAGGGTTTCGGCTGTGATCGGAAAGGTGGCAAGTGAATACAATTATCTGCTTACGGCAGTGGGAGAATAA